Proteins from one Lepidochelys kempii isolate rLepKem1 chromosome 6, rLepKem1.hap2, whole genome shotgun sequence genomic window:
- the CDKN1C gene encoding cyclin-dependent kinase inhibitor 1C, with protein MSNVHLSSASALERLAARRTFPLHARTGVCRNLFGPVDHEELSRELKSKLREISEDDQRRWDYNFQTDTPLDGPGRLQWEEVEGGSVPAFYRETLQVGRCRFPVLLVRAKPPLGGMDTPAGVNPRDPHQELVVSASSSPSPQGKTAALESTIAGGKERLNQENRSDQLNNYSGITIKPAPCAPAALKRVSSSSAAHITDFFVKRKRPGDSKAACDHPGGCPASAPAVPAEQTPRKRLR; from the exons ATGTCCAACGTGCACCTCTCCAGCGCCTCGGCTCTGGAGCGCTTGGCCGCCCGCAGGACTTTCCCCTTGCACGCCCGCACGGGGGTCTGCCGGAACCTCTTTGGCCCCGTGGATCACGAAGAGCTGAGCCGGGAGCTGAAGAGCAAACTACGGGAGATCAGCGAGGATGACCAGAGGCGGTGGGACTACAACTTCCAGACCGACACCCCGCTGGACGGCCCGGGCAGGCTgcagtgggaagaggtggagggaggCTCGGTGCCCGCTTTCTACCGGGAGACGCTGCAGGTCGGGAGGTGCCGCTTCCCGGTGCTGCTGGTCAGGGCCAAGCCACCTCTGGGGGGCATGGACACTCCCGCGGGGGTTAACCCCAGGGACCCTCACCAGGAGCTGGTGGTGTCCGcgtcctcctcccccagcccccagggtaAGACGGCAGCCCTGGAAAGCACTATCGCGGGGGGTAAAGAGCGGCTCAACCAGGAGAACCGATCCGATCAGCTCAACAACTACTCAGGGATTACAATCAAACCCGCACCCTGCGCGCCAGCGGCGCTCAAAAGGGTCTCGTCCTCCAGCGCAGCCCACATCACAG ATTTCTTTGTCAAGCGGAAAAGGCCGGGGGACTCCAAAGCGGCCTGCGACCATCCCGGCGGGTGTCCCGCCTCAGCGCCCGCCGTGCCCGCCGAGCAGACGCCCCGGAAGCGGCTGCGGTGA